One segment of Triticum aestivum cultivar Chinese Spring chromosome 2A, IWGSC CS RefSeq v2.1, whole genome shotgun sequence DNA contains the following:
- the LOC123188447 gene encoding autophagy-related protein 8A, translated as MAKTCFKTEHPLERRQAESARIREKYADRIPVIVEKADKSDVPEIDKKKYLVPADLTVGQFVYVVRKRIKLSPEKAIFVFVNSTLPPTASLMSAIYEENKDEDGFLYMTYSGENTFGSA; from the exons ATGGCCAAGACTTGCTTCAAGACCGAGCACCCCCTGG AAAGGAGGCAAGCTGAATCTGCTAGGATCCGTGAGAAGTACGCTGACAGAATTCCG GTGATCGTTGAGAAGGCTGATAAGTCTGATGTCCCGGAAATTGATAAGAAGAA GTATCTTGTCCCGGCCGACCTCACTGTTGGCCAGTTTGTCTACGTGGTGCGGAAGAGGATCAAGCTGAGCCCAGAAAAGGCCATCTTCGTCTTTGTGAATAGCACCTTGCCACCGACTG CTTCGTTGATGTCAGCCATCTATGAAGAAAACAAGGACGAGGACGGCTTCCTGTACATGACTTACAGTGGCGAGAACACTTTCGGCTCTGCCTAA